The genomic stretch TTGATCAGTGGCGTACCCGGCCTCTGCCTCTCCTCTATCACGCTGCCCCTCTTCTTGTTCAAGAGGCTGTAGATGCTCCCCGTCGCCCTCTCCGGCGCCTGGATCTCGACGAGGTAGACGGGCTCCATGAGGCGCGGCATCGCCGTGAGCTGCGCGGCGTAGATGGCGCGCCGCGCCGTGGGGATGATctggccgccgccgcggtggATCGCGTCGGCGTGCAGCACGACGTCGCGGAGCTCGAAGCAGACGCCGCGCATGCTCTCTTCGGCGAGCGCGCCCTCCTTGGAGGCCCACTGGAAGCCGGCGACCACCGAGTCCCTGATCTCTCCCACGTACTGGACTCCCCTGCACATGTCCACCACCATGTTGGGCCCGGTGGCCTCAGGACCGAAGCACCATATTTTCTTGGCCACGTCCTTGTCCCAGCCGAACTCCTCGGACAGGACTTTGGCGCGGACCTTAGTGTCGTCCTTGGAGCCGACgagctcgtcgtcgtcgatggcCTCGGCGAGCTCTTTCTGCAACGGCCAGGCCTCCATGTACAGCCGATTGTGCTTGTTGGGCGACTTGCTCATGACGGTGCGGCACGACCTGGCTAGAACCGTCTCGCGGTACGAGACGACGGGCGGGCCAACGACGATCTCGGCGCCGCCCATGAAGTCCTGCCGGAGATCCTTGAGGCAAATCTCCAGATGGAGATCCCCCACGCCGGCGACGACGTGCTCACCGGTCTCCGTGACGGTGCACACCACGAGCGGGTCCGACTTGGCGAGGCGCTTGAGCCCTTCCACGAGCTTGGGCAGGTCGGCGGCGTTCCTACACGCCACGGACTTGTGCACGACCGGCGAGACGGAGAACCTCATGGCCTTCATGGGGTGCGCGTCCACCGCCCTGTCGTCGGTGAGCGTGGCGCTCTTGGTGATGAAATGGTCGAGGCCGACAAGGGCGACGGTGTTGCCGCAGGGCACGTCGTCGACGGATTCCTGCCTCTTGCCCATCCAGATGACCGTCCGCTGCACCGTCTTGACGAAGAGGTCCTTCTTCCCGCCGGGCACGTAGTTGGGCCCCATGATCCGGACCTTGGTGCCGGTCGCCACCGTGCCGGAGAAGACCCGGCCGAACGCGTAGAACCTGCCCTTGTCGCTGGCCGCCGGGATCATCTTGGACACGTAGAGCATGAGGGGTCCCTCGGGGTCGCAGCTGCGGATGCCGGCGGCGTACGCGTCGTCGAGGGGGCCCTCGTAGAGCGTCTCCACGCGGTACTGCTGCGCCTTGGCAGGCGACGGCAGGTGGAAGACGATCATCTCCAGCAGCGCGGCGCTGGCGGGCAGCCAGGCCTGCATGACGCGCTTCATGAGCGCCTTCCCGGCGGACAGCTCCCTGTCCACGGCCTTGAGCGACACGGAGAGCTTGTGGAGCATCGGCCACAGCGTctccttgccgccgccgccgtcggtcaTGCACGCTTGGATGATCTGCCGGATGGGCTGGTAGCAGAACTGCACGAACCCGCGCTGGCACGTCGGAGAGCCCGTGTGCCTGGTGGACCAGCTGCGGGTGGCCGGGTCGAAGAAGTGCTCGCCCCACAGCCgctccgtcatcctggcctcgTCCACGTTGAACTTGGCGGCGTACATCTTGGCGAAGTCGGACAGCGTGAACGCCCAGCCGTGCAGCCCCGCCGAGAACGCCACCGTGCCCTTCTCCGGCGACACCTGGCAGTCGCCTAGCTTGCTGTCCTCGTACGTCGAAATGACCACGTTCGCGTTCTCGATCACGCGGCAGAACGCCTGATACGCCTCCTCGCCGTTTTGCTGCACGACACGTCACCTCTGTCACACACCTACCGAAGTATGCCGTAGTACAGTGCAGGGCAGCAGAACACACCTGGAGCTCAAGGAAGCAGCGGTCCATCTTGTTGACGACCAGGACGGGCTTGATCCGCTCGGCGAGGGCCTGGCGGAGCACGGTCTCGGTCTGGACGCAGACGCCCTCGATGcagtcgacgacgacgagggcgCCGTCGGTGATGCGGAGCGCGGCCGTGACCTCGGACGAGAAGTCGACGTGCCCGGGCGAGTCGACGAGGTTGATGAGGTACGACGAGGTGCCGCCGCCGAAACGCGCCGCGCCCATCTCGTAGTAGAGGGAGATGCCCGTGGACTTGATGGTGATGCCGCGCTCGGCCTCGTCCGCGCGCGTGTCCGTCATCCGCACGCCGCCGGCCGCGTCCTGCGCGATGatgcccgccgccgccaccagcgAGTCGGTGAGCGTCGACTTTCCTGCGGTCACAGTCCACAAATCACAATCCTCACATAATCGTCTTATTCGTTTAGATTTATCAAACGAATCTGTAGTcattctcataataaatcatcgAACGGTAACGATACTTTCTGACATGACTTATCATTTATCAGCTAAACGAACAAGACGGCATGCATATGCGAGCCAATGCGGCGCGCCATTGGTTAAGGAGTTACAAACAGGGAGAGCAAAGGAGAGCTGACCGTGATCGACGTGGGCGATGACGGAGATGTTCCTGATGTTGTGCTTCTTGTTCATGCTCGCGCGGAGCTGGCCGGCGGTGACCTTAACCATCGTGAAATGAAGGCCGGCGCCCAAAAGGTGGTGACGCCAAGAGCAAGGCGAAGGATGGATCTCTGATCTCTCCTCTCCTGCAAGAGCAGAGCATGTAAGGCTAAGCGATACTCCTGTAGTACCTCGCAGAAAGGGGTGTGGTTCATCTTCCTCAGCACCGATAGCACGTGCACAGACTATATAGGTGAATGGAAATGCGAGAAATCGGGCACGCAGAACACAGAGAACATCACAGGGACGAATAACAGACGAAACAGTCAAAACAGACATGGGATTCAGAGAAGAAGGGGGACAAACCTGCTGCTGCTGTCTGCTGAGGAGCAGGGGAAATGACGAGACGAGCGGTGAAGACGTGAAGTGGTCTGCGTTCTGAACGCCTACTTGTAATTGTAATGCCAACACAGCGGAGTAGCAGCCAAGTTTAGCTAGTTGTTAAGTAGCGGCTACGAAACCGCCGAGATCGGTCCGATGGTGTATGGACGGCTCTGGTCGCTCCAGCTCAGGTCCGAGATAACATATCTAATGGAAATGGTGGTCATATGTTGCGCGTTTTCAGGATGCTTCGCAAAGCACTGGCACGACCATGAAAAAACGAGCTTTGTGGTGGTACTTCTAAATAACTGTGAGCAGATAATTTAAATAGATCGGATGATTAAAAATCATCTATTACTTTCTAGAAGGTAATAAatgaaatatatatttatttagttttaaatttttttggaaagaaAATGATAATTAAGAAAACTTTAAGATATAAAGATGCATGTTTAAATCTATTGGATGTGGtaatttcttttttattttaacaAATTTAGATATGACATGACATATTTTAATTAGAAAAAAACTATCTTTTTTATGCACATCAACGTGCTGCACGTATATTAGTGCTCAAGGCGCATGCCCATACATCCGGGGCTATTGATTCAATCACTTATGATTTATCGGTTCTCTTTCTTTACCTtttacttttgttttttttttcttgccaGGCTATCGTCGTCGACGTTTGTATTGCACTTCCTTCTTCTTAAGGCCGCTTACCGAAGctacaattttttttagataagtcTTTTGCAACCCGTGTGACTTATTCGGCTAGGTTATTCCATCAGCATAACATTTCACAGTGCTGCTGACTTCTTTGCATCTGTCTGATCTGTATCGTTACCAAAGGTGACAGTTGCTGCTCACCCCGTTCTTTGTTGTTCTAGACTGTAAACTTGCAAAACTGTTGGTTCGGTTTCAAATGAACTGTTTGATCCTACCCTTCTCTCCTTTCTAATACAGTATGTTTGGACGGCAACTGCTGTTATATATTCCATTGTCATCCTTTGGTGATGTGAAGCGAATGTATTAGCCGCGAAGGATGGAATAAAGGCACTCGCCGCAAAGGAGAATGAGAAAGCATGGCCTAGCTTGTTGCAATGGAATTATTCGAATTTTCCAGTCCGATATAGGATACCTACATATACATGTTTCTGGCAGACCTTCATAGTCGAAAATAACACTTGTTGTCATCAGTCATCCTGATCTCAGCTATCTGAATCACTCGTCGGCTCGTGGAGTTCAGCGTTCAGTAGCATGGGCTGCTGTGGCGCCATGTCCGCCAGGCCGCGGGGCATCCACGAGGAGACGCTGCTGCGCGTCCCGGGCGCGTCCGTGCACCTCATGGCGGGCTCCGACGGCCCCGTCGAGCTCGCGCGCggggacctcgccgtcgtcaggCTCACCAAGGACGACGTGGCCGTGGCCACCGCGGTGCGCGTCGGCAAGGACCTGGGCTGGCCGCTCGCGCGGGACGAGCCCGTCGTCAAGCTCGACCGCCTGCACTACCTCTTCACGCTGCCCGACAAGGACGGGACGTTCCTCAACTACGGCGTCTCCTTCAACGCCGACGCCGCCGACGACTCCGCGCTGGCGTCGCTCGACGGCTTGCTCCGCTCCAGCGCATGCTTCTCCGCACCTTCGTACCCGGTGGTTCCGTCCAAGAGCTccaggcggccgccgccgccgccgcagcagcagcagcagccggttGCGTCGGACGGGTACTGGAACGAGTTCGCGCCGAGGATGGAAGGCTACAACGGCGTGCTTGCCAAGGCCATCGCCGCGGGCACCGGCCAGCTCGTCaagggcatcttcatgtgcagcGAGGCCTACGCCAGCCAGGTGCTCTGTACGCTGCCCCCTCCCGTGCGTTCTGGCAAGTCCAGACGTCCAGTGGAGAATTGTTGCGCGTCATGGCTAACGTCCCGGACCATTGTTGCTTGCAGGTTCAGAGAGGAGCCGATCTGTTTCGTCCTCAGGCTGGCGGCAGCGCGCGGAGCCGATTCGGCGACGCTGGTGGCGCCGACAGGAGCAGCCAGGCGAGCACCAAGCGTGGAGCAGTCAACAAGAGTCTCAAGAGGTAACTCAAGTAGCTTAGCTATGCATGCTGCCCTGCAATTGTGCACCAGTTGATGCTACCATACCATGCTCATGTTAATAGCAAAGCTGTGCTGATGCGTTGGTTCTTCAGGGTCAGGAAGCTGTCGGAGATGACCGAGAAGATGAGCCAGTCGCTG from Sorghum bicolor cultivar BTx623 chromosome 3, Sorghum_bicolor_NCBIv3, whole genome shotgun sequence encodes the following:
- the LOC110433880 gene encoding senescence/dehydration-associated protein At4g35985, chloroplastic-like, which translates into the protein MGCCGAMSARPRGIHEETLLRVPGASVHLMAGSDGPVELARGDLAVVRLTKDDVAVATAVRVGKDLGWPLARDEPVVKLDRLHYLFTLPDKDGTFLNYGVSFNADAADDSALASLDGLLRSSACFSAPSYPVVPSKSSRRPPPPPQQQQQPVASDGYWNEFAPRMEGYNGVLAKAIAAGTGQLVKGIFMCSEAYASQVQRGADLFRPQAGGSARSRFGDAGGADRSSQASTKRGAVNKSLKRVRKLSEMTEKMSQSLLDTVISVTGSMAAPLIRSKQGRAFLASVPGEVVLASLDAINKVMDAVEAAEKKSLAATSNVVAGAVSRRYGESAGEATEDAFATAGHAVGTAWNLFKIRKAVTPSSSMPGNMVKSAIRNRN
- the LOC8059202 gene encoding elongation factor 2, producing the protein MVKVTAGQLRASMNKKHNIRNISVIAHVDHGKSTLTDSLVAAAGIIAQDAAGGVRMTDTRADEAERGITIKSTGISLYYEMGAARFGGGTSSYLINLVDSPGHVDFSSEVTAALRITDGALVVVDCIEGVCVQTETVLRQALAERIKPVLVVNKMDRCFLELQQNGEEAYQAFCRVIENANVVISTYEDSKLGDCQVSPEKGTVAFSAGLHGWAFTLSDFAKMYAAKFNVDEARMTERLWGEHFFDPATRSWSTRHTGSPTCQRGFVQFCYQPIRQIIQACMTDGGGGKETLWPMLHKLSVSLKAVDRELSAGKALMKRVMQAWLPASAALLEMIVFHLPSPAKAQQYRVETLYEGPLDDAYAAGIRSCDPEGPLMLYVSKMIPAASDKGRFYAFGRVFSGTVATGTKVRIMGPNYVPGGKKDLFVKTVQRTVIWMGKRQESVDDVPCGNTVALVGLDHFITKSATLTDDRAVDAHPMKAMRFSVSPVVHKSVACRNAADLPKLVEGLKRLAKSDPLVVCTVTETGEHVVAGVGDLHLEICLKDLRQDFMGGAEIVVGPPVVSYRETVLARSCRTVMSKSPNKHNRLYMEAWPLQKELAEAIDDDELVGSKDDTKVRAKVLSEEFGWDKDVAKKIWCFGPEATGPNMVVDMCRGVQYVGEIRDSVVAGFQWASKEGALAEESMRGVCFELRDVVLHADAIHRGGGQIIPTARRAIYAAQLTAMPRLMEPVYLVEIQAPERATGSIYSLLNKKRGSVIEERQRPGTPLINFKAYLPVTESLEFSEKLRAETSSEAFPQCVVDHWEAINSDPLEEGSMAAKLIAGIRKRKGLKNMIPLSEFEDRL